The genomic window CGCCGTTTGACCAAATGGTGGGCAGGTGGTGGGCTGTCTACGACCGACACTACCGCAAAGAAGTGCGTTCTACGTCTCTCACATCCCGATGAGAGAGGCTGCGCTGACCTGTCGAGTGTAGACACCCCGTATTGGGCCTTCTCAGCCGGAGCAACAGGTCCCAGAGATCGTACAGTTTTTCGTGAGGGGCGAATACCAGCCCACAGTCCGTTATGTTGTCCCCGTTGGCGAGCCTCCGAGTAATGAAGCCGGTACTTTCTACGATCAGCCTTATCAGCCACCAGCGGCCTTTGGCGTGCAGTATCCCCAGCAACAGCACTCGCCCCATCAGTCTCATCTCCCTCCTGAGCGGCAGTCTCATACTGAGCATCGTCATCATGACCACCATCCACATGAATCTCATCAGCACGCAcatcatcctcatcctccaccaccaccgcacGTCGCACGTTCCACCGAGTCGTTTTCGCATCACGTGCCTTCTCTCGGTGTTCCCAGCGTGTCTTCTCAGCTTGACGAAGGGACACATACTGAGGCTCGAAAAGACCAGAGATCGGACCACCAGCAATGGGGTCCTCAACCGCTGGCGCAGTCGGATCTTAAGCCGGAGTCTCGGCCTCAACCGGAGCCGGCGCCAAGCTGGGATGCTCAATGGTTAGCCAACCACGTTATCTGCTGACCGAAGCCACAAAGCTAACAGGACACTCTAGGCACCCTCCGCCTCCAGACTCGAAGCCCGAAGCATTGAACTTCCCGCAAACGTACTACGCGATGTCGTCTGATCCGGCTCCATTCGTCCCTCCAGAACGGTACCCGAGTCCTCCGAAGAATATGTGGTATGAAGTGCCAAAGGAGCCACCGGCACACCTTAAGGGGAAACCCAAGCCGATTTTTCCTTGGGAGACTCACCAGCCACGGCCGACTCGGGTCTTCGCGCACCAGGAGCAGGTTGAGCCTCCTGTGAgtgcgccagcaccagcgagTCCTGAGGAGCACAAGGCATGGCCAGGCTCACAACTCACGGCTGAGCCATCCATGTCAGGGGCACCGACGGCGGAGCCAGCGAGCGAACCACaaacgccgccgaggccggaCTCTCGGGGCGCGCCTCCTGCCCCTGCGGACATATGGTCCTCATTCCCGCGGACCAATGCCTGGGACAACATGCCGGAGATCAACCGGTACGTTGAGAAGGTGCAGAATCAGCACCGCCGTGCGCAAAGCCGCAACCTGGCCTTGGGCGGTGCGCGAGGCCCGTACGGGGAAGTCGAGTTCGGCTGGGCCAGGCGGGGCTCCAAGGTCACCGATTTCCCCAGTGAGGACGACCGTCCGAGCTTACCCGTGACTCCCGCGCCGATCCGCAGACCGAGacgcgggggcggcggtggccccggcaccggcggcgggactggcggcgaggacgaacAGCTGCAGGCCGCGGAGGGCGTGCCGGCGCAGTCTGACTGGGTATGTGTGCATGGGGTTCGGTGGGGTCCTGCAGACTGCCTCTGTGACCTGACTAACGTCATTCGTCGCTACGACGACAAGGACCCCGCGGCCCGGCTGAAGAAGCTGGCCAGGGAGCAGTCGGAGCTGTTGCGGCAGAGACTGGGTGGTGAGCAAGGTCCGGCGCCGGAGGGGAGAGAGATCTCctcgcggccgctgccgctcggcTCGGAGGACGCCAGGTCTCCGACCTATGTCgctcctgcgccgccggcccctcTGGTTAGCCCGAAACCGGTCAAACCGCTTAGTGGGACAAGCCCGGTCAGCAAGATTCTGGCGGCTGCCCCTGGCATCAGCCCGTCTCCGCCGGTGGGCCCAGCGGCGTCGACGGAAGCCCAAGGTGCTACTGACGTGATTCAGACACCCAGCTACCAGGGCCCCGGGCTGGCCTTTGAGAAGGGCGAGGATGTGCCAGCATACGAGACACCCGCGCTGCCGACCGAGGAAGAGCGGGATGTGCTGGAGACTTAGGTCGGGGAGACGGGGTGTTCGAGGCTAATGACTAACTTCTCAGCGCAGTACGCTCAGTATGGGGGGTGAGATTGTACAATGTGATTCTGGGGGGTTAT from Thermothielavioides terrestris NRRL 8126 chromosome 1, complete sequence includes these protein-coding regions:
- a CDS encoding glycosyltransferase family 8 protein (CAZy_ID 270168) yields the protein MNRPDLHSAFTKINLWTQTQFRKIVYMDADMVAYRAPDELFSLDHAFSAAPDIGWPDLFNTGLMVLTPNMGDYYALMAMAQRGISFDGADQGLLNMYFKNSFNRLSFTYNVTPSAHYQYVPAYKHFQSSINMVHFIGPDKPWRLGRDKANGSSPFDQMVGRWWAVYDRHYRKETPRIGPSQPEQQVPEIVQFFVRGEYQPTVRYVVPVGEPPSNEAGTFYDQPYQPPAAFGVQYPQQQHSPHQSHLPPERQSHTEHRHHDHHPHESHQHAHHPHPPPPPHVARSTESFSHHVPSLGVPSVSSQLDEGTHTEARKDQRSDHQQWGPQPLAQSDLKPESRPQPEPAPSWDAQWHPPPPDSKPEALNFPQTYYAMSSDPAPFVPPERYPSPPKNMWYEVPKEPPAHLKGKPKPIFPWETHQPRPTRVFAHQEQVEPPVSAPAPASPEEHKAWPGSQLTAEPSMSGAPTAEPASEPQTPPRPDSRGAPPAPADIWSSFPRTNAWDNMPEINRYVEKVQNQHRRAQSRNLALGGARGPYGEVEFGWARRGSKVTDFPSEDDRPSLPVTPAPIRRPRRGGGGGPGTGGGTGGEDEQLQAAEGVPAQSDWVCVHGVRWGPADCLCDLTNVIRRYDDKDPAARLKKLAREQSELLRQRLGGEQGPAPEGREISSRPLPLGSEDARSPTYVAPAPPAPLVSPKPVKPLSGTSPVSKILAAAPGISPSPPVGPAASTEAQGATDVIQTPSYQGPGLAFEKGEDVPAYETPALPTEEERDVLET